In Actinoplanes octamycinicus, the genomic window CGCCGGGAACGAGGCTGCCGAGGCGGTCGAAGCCTGGCTACGGATCGCTCCGGCCGGCGCCCACGGCAGCCTGGGACTCGACCCGCTCGGTGTCCGGGCCCGGCTCGGCCGGCCGGCCCGGACCGATCCGGCAGAGGCCGCGGCCCTGGCGCTGCGCTGCGCGACCAGGCACCCCGGGATGCGCACGTTCACCGTCGATGCGACCGTCCACCATGACGCCGGCGCCGGTGACGCCGAGGAGCTGGGGTTCGCGCTGGCCACCGGTGTGGAGTACCTGCGGGCGCTGACCGCGGCCGGGTTCGACGTCGCTTCGGCTCTCGACCGGCTGGAGTTCCGGTACGCGGCTACCGCCGACCAGTTCGCCACCATCGCCAAGTTTCGCGCCGCCCGCCGGTTGTGGGCCCGGGTCGCGCAGGTCTGCGGGGTGCCCGCCGCCGGAGCACAGCGGCAGCACGCGGTCACGTCGGCAGCGATGATGACCGTCCGTGCCCCGTGGTCGAACCTGCTGCGCACCACGATCGCCACCTTCGCCGCCGGGATCGGCGGCGCTGACGCGATCACCGTCCAGCCGTTCGACCTCAGCCTCGGCCTGCCCGGCGCGGACGCCCGTCGGCTGGCCCGCAACACACACGCCGTGCTCCTGGACGAGGCCGGCTTGGCGCGGGTCGCCGACCCTGCCGGAGGCTCCTGGTATGTCGAGCGGCTGACCGCTGACCTGGCCGCCGCGGCCTGGGATCGGTTCACCGAGATCGAACGGGCCGGTGGTATGGAGGCCGCCCTGGACAGCGGGATGATCGCCGACCGGCTGGCAGAGACCTGGGATCGCCGGCACGTCGCCATCAGCAGCCGAGCCGCGCCGATCATCGGGGTGACCGAGTTCCCGGACCTCGACGAGCAGCTACCGCTGCGCGTTCCGGCCCCGGCCGGGCTCGCCGGCGGGCTGCCTCGGCACCGCTACGCCGAGACGTTCGAGGCGCTGCGCGACCGGGCCGAGATGCACACCGCGGCGACCGGGCGGCGACCCACCGTCTTCCTGGCCACGCTGGGCCCACCGGCGGTGCACAACGCCCGGGCGGCCTTCGCGGCCGGCCTGTTCGCCGCCGGTGGCATCGCGGTACTGCGCGACGAGACCGGCGACGCCCCGGCGGACCTGGCCGCCGCGTTCCGCGCCAGTGGCCTCTCGATCGTCTGCCTGTGCTCTTCGGACAAGCGGTACGCCGAGGACGCCGGCCGGGTCGCGGCCGCCCTCGCCGCAGCCGGCGCGCGGCGGGTCTGGATGGCCGGGCGACCCGGCCCCTACGAGGCCGTCAATTCTTACTTGTACGCGGGATGCGACGCCGTGGACGTGCTGCGCACCACGCTGAGCGACCTCGAGGTGGCCTGATGATCCCGGATTTCTCCACCGTCGGCCTGGGCGAGCCCCGTTCCGAGGATGCCGCGCCGTCGGCGGTGCCGGCCCGGCCGACGCCCGAGGGCATCCCGGTCAAGCCCTTGTACACCGCGGACGACCTGGCCGGGATCGACTTCCTGGATTCGCTGCCCGGCTTCGCCCCGTTCGTTCGCGGCCCCTACCCGACGATGTACACCACCCGCCCGTGGACGATCCGGCAGTACGCCGGCTTCTCCACCGCGGAAGAGTCCAACCAGTTCTACCGCCGCAACCTGGCCGGCGGTCAGAAAGGTCTGTCGGTCGCCTTCGATCTGGCCACCCACCGCGGTTACGACTCCGACCACCCGCGGGTCAGCGGTGACGTCGGCATGGCCGGAGTCGCCATCGACTCCATCCTCGACATGCGTGAGCTGTTCGACGGCATCCCGCTGGACCGGATGAGCGTCTCGATGACCATGAACGGCGCGGTCCTGCCGATCCTGGCGCTGTACATTGTGGCGGCTGAGGAGCAGGGAGTGGCGCCGGAGCAGCTGTCCGGAACCATCCAGAACGACATCCTCAAGGAGTTCATGGTCCGCAACACTTACATCTACCCGCCCGGGCCGTCGATGCAGGTGGTCTCGGACATCTTCGCCTATACGTCGGCCAGGATGCCGCGGTACAACTCGATCTCCATCTCCGGGTACCACATGCAGGAGGCCGGGGCCACCGCCGACCTGGAGCTGGCGTACACGCTCGCCGACGGTCTGGAATACCTGCGCGCCGGGATCGCCGCCGGGCTGGACGTCGACGCGTTCGCGCCCCGCCTGTCGTTCTTCTGGGGTGTCGGGATGAACTACTTCATGGAGGTCGCCAAGCTGCGCGCCGCCCGGCTGCTCTGGGCTGGGCTGGTCCAGCAGTTCGGGGCCACCGATCCGAAATCGCTGAGCCTTCGCGCGCATTGCCAGACCTCGGGCTGGTCACTGACCGCCCAGGACCCCTGGAACAACGTGATCCGGACCGGTCTGGAGGCGATGGCCGCGGTGCAGGGTCAGACCCAGTCGCTGCACACCAACGCGCTCGACGAGGCGCTCGCTCTGCCGACCGATTTCTCCGCCCGGATCGCGCGCAACACCCAGTTGCTGCTGCAACAGGAATCCGGCGCGACCAGCGTGATCGATCCGTGGGGCGGCAGCTACTACGTCGAGCGACTCACCCACGATCTGGCGCGCCGGGCCACCACACATCTGGACGAGATCGCCGCGGCCGGCGGAATGACGCAAGCGATCTCCGAAGGCATCCCGAAGCTGCGGATCGAGGAGGCCGCGGCCCGTACCCAGGCTCGCATCGACTCCGGCCGGCAGCCGGTCATCGGGGTCAACAAGAATCTCGCCCCGGAGGAGAGGCGGCTCGACGTTCTCAAGGTCGACAACGCGGCGGTGCGAGCCGGTCAGCTGGCGAAACTACGACGGCTGCGCTCGGAACGAGACGGTGCCGCGGTCACCGCAGCGCTCGGAGCGCTCGCTGACGCGGCCCGCGCGGCTCTTGCGAATCGGCGTGGGTCCGGGCTCGACCAGAACCTGCTCGCCCTGGCGATCGACGCGGCCCGGAACAAGGCCACGGTCGGGGAGATCTCCGCGGCTCTGGAGGAGGTCTTCGGACGTTACGCCGCCAACCCGCGTACTGTCTCCGGCGTCTATCGATCCGAGGCCGGACCCGAGGCCGGCCTGGAGCGGACCCGGTCCGCGGCGGACGCGTTCGCCGCGGCCGAAGGCCGCCGGCCGCGGATCCTGATCGCCAAGATGGGCCAGGACGGGCACGACCGCGGCCAGAAGGTGATCGCCTCCGCGTTCGCCGACCTTGGTTTCGACGTGGACGTCGGCCCGCTGTTCAGCACCCCCGCCGAGGTCGCGCGCCAGGCCATCGACGCGGACGTGCACATCGTCGGGGTCAACTCGCTCGCCGCCGGCCATCTCACCCTGGTGCCGGCGCTGCGCGACGAACTGGCCGCCCTCGGCCGGGGCGACATCATGATCGTGGTCGGTGGCGTCATCCCGCCGCAGGACGTCGACGCTCTGGTCGAGGCCGGGGCGACTGCGGTCTTCGGCCCCGGTACTGTCCTCGGCACGGCCGCCGGCGACCTGCTCACCGCATTGGCTCGATCACTCGGACACCCGGCGGGATGACCAGCGGCCGGCCCGTCGATGTCGAGCAGTACGCGGCCGGGGTGCGAGCCGGCGCCCCGGCATGGGTCTCCCGCGCCATCACGCTCGTGGAGTCGGTCCGACCGGATCACCGCTCCGCCGCGCAACGGCTGCTGACGCTTCTACAAGCCACACCCGCCGCCGCCGTCCGGGTCGGCGTGACCGGTGTCCCCGGCGCCGGCAAGTCGACCTTCATCGACGCGCTCGGCAGCCGACTGGTCGAGAACGGCCACCGGGTCGCGGTACTCGCGGTGGACCCGTCGTCGACCCGCACCGGCGGAAGCGTCTTGGGGGACCGGACCCGGATGGCGCGGTTGAGTGCGCATCCCGCGGCGTTCGTCCGGCCGTCACCCTCCGGCGGTACTCTGGGTGGCGTCGCCCGGGCGACCCGTGAGGCGATGGTCGTCGTGGAGGCGGCCGGCTACGACGTGGTGCTGGTCGAAAGCGTCGGCGTCGGGCAATCGGAGGTCGACCTGGCCGGGATGGTCGACACCATGCTACTGCTGACCCTGGCCGGCACCGGTGACCAGCTGCAGGGGATCAAGAGGGGGATCCTGGAGTCGGCCGACATCATCGCGGTGAACAAGTCCGACGGACCCAACCTGGCCGGCGCGCGCCTGGCGGCCCGTGAACTGGCGGTGGCGTTGCGTCTGCTCACCAACCACACCACCAGCTCCTGGCGGCCACCGGTCCTCACCTGCAGCGCTCGGGAGAACACCGGCATCGCGGAGATCTGGCGATCAGTGACCGAGCATCATGCCCGATCCGCCGCCTCGGGTGAGCTCTCCGCTCGACGCGAACGCCAGCGGGTGGACTGGTTGTGGGCCTTGGTCCGCGACGGACTCGCTGAGCTGCTGACCGAAAATCCCGTTGTCCGACGCGAGGCTAGCGCCATGGAATCCGAGGTGGCCGCGGGCAAGTTGCCTCCGGCGACAGCGGCCGAGCGGATCCTGGCAGCGCTCCACGGCAACTACCGCGCTGACGACGGCGAATGAACGGGTGGGCCGCGGTTGCAACAGCCGTGAGCGGCGGCGTTGTTGGGGACGGCCCAGCTGCGGTTCTCTGCGGTTCGCCTTCCGATGCTGACCGGATGGGCGCGAGTCCCGAATCAGAAGAAGCCCGACCGGAGGCGAGAAACAAACCCCCATCGAGATCCACAGAATGTGAACGATCTCTTTGGGGGTTAACGTGTCCGGAGCCCAACACGTCGGATACGCACACCATTATTGCGGTCAGAGATCTGATCATCGCAAGTTGAGGACGATCGCCTCCGGCGCTGTTCAATGCTGATGGTCGGCATGGCCTGCGGTTACCATGCCGTGTTAGGTGCAGACGCATACTGATATCCACGGGCCTCGCCGGATTCGCTGCACTGTGGCAGGTGCGCTGTACCGTTTCGATCATGCTCTTCGATGAATCGGTGGATGACAAGCTGAGAAGGTTTGAGCACGACGTTCTCCACAAGCCCGGTAGAGCACGGAAGACCCTGTCGCAGTGGGCCGGTTCGGTTTGGTATCAAGATAGGTACGGCGAGCGATACGGCGTCGTAACTCCAGAATCAGCGGAAACAGCCATGACCCGTCAGCGCCTCCTGTCGGTGATTGCAGCTAGGCTGCCGTATGTCGCCCCTACGAGGAGATGTATCGGAAGATCATGCGAGTGCCGCTATCTCCGGCTGGCCTTATCGGCGTTTGACCGCGAGCGACTGGCGATGATCCGGCGACGTCGACTGACTACTTCCTCAACTGCGGTGAGCAGCGTATTCGCGGCATTCGCACTGATCCTGGCCTTCTGGTTCCTTGGCAACGCGAACACGCTGCCTTCAGACCGGGCTTTCGGCTTCATAGCGGGAATCTCCGGCGGACTCGTCGTGGCCACCATCCAGATGATCTTTGCGATCACAACTCTGCTGACGGACCGTGTCGCGGAGACGGTTGAGTGGCGCTGGTACCACCCGGACAGTGACTGGCAGCTTCTCGGCCTCTTGAACCCCCGCCATCGTCGGCGACTGCGGCATGCTCACCTACGTCGGGCCGCGAGCGTCGTACTGGGGCCGGTGGCGAGGGAGTCGGCAAACCCAACGCCAGCTCCTGGTTTCGTTGCACGGTTGAGCCGCGCCTACCGAGCATTCAAAGCCGGTAGCGAGCCCTCGTGACCTCCGAAACAACTCACTGGGTGCATCCGTCCCCCTCCTGGCAATCGGGAGCAGACTTGCCTGACGATGTGGCCGAAAGCCAAGTGCGTCACCGCGACCGGTTGCCGGCCGGTTCAAGGCTGGCGATGGCGTGATCGCCGGCAGGTGATCACGCCATCTGCTGGGTCAAACGCACCGGTTCATTCAGATGATCTCCGCGCACTGGCTCCGGCACACGACACTGACGTGGGTTGAGCGGGTCTACGGTTACGCGGTCGCGCTTGCGTATGCCGGCCACGCCGAAACACCTAACGACGCTGGCACTACCGCCCGGTACGTGGAGGCGACCTTGCAGGAGATCGCGACGGCGCTGTCCAGGCTGACGGGTGAGCCGCACCCGCTCGCGTTGCCGGGCAACCTGCCGGTACTCGATCTTCCTGGTGATGCTCTGGTCGGCGACTACGACTGACCGAGAGTGAGGCCTGGCGGCGGACTTCGGTCCGCCGCCAGGCCGGAGTGCCGAGGCGCTTCTTCGCCATCCCGAAGACCTCCTTCGCTTAAGAGGGCGTCTGATCCTCTAAGGGGATAGTTCACGTTTGCGCACGTCATAGGCCGTGATCGTTCGTTGGTCAGGCATGGGGATGGAGCGACTTCCATATCGAACGGATCTGTCGGATGCCCGGTGGGCGTTGATCGAGCCCGTGCTGGTGCAGTGGCGTGAGGCCCGGCGGGGTCTAGGGATCAAGCCGCCAGTGCACGATCTGCGGGAGATCGTCAACGCGATCTTGTACGTGGCGAGGACCGGCATGGCGTGGGAGTACCTACCGCACGACTTTCCGCCAGCGAAAACCGTCTATGACTACTACGCCAAGTGGGAGTCCGATGGCACGACGGCTCGCATCCACGACCTTCTGCGGTCTCGGGTGCGCGAGACGATGGGCCGAGATGCTGAGCCGAGCGCTGCGGTGCTGGACGCTCAGAGCGTCAAAACGTCCTGCAACGTAAGGGAATCCGAGCAGGGCATCGACGCGGCGAAGAAGATCAAAGGGCGGAAAAGGCACATCGCGACCGACACCCTTGGACTACTGCTGGCGGTAGTGGTCACGGCGGCGTCGGTATCCGACTCGGCCGCCGGCAAGGGCCTGCTGAGCACGCTGGCCGCCGAGCATCCGACGGTGAGCAAGGTCTGGGTCGACGGCGGCTACCAGAACACGGTGCTGCGCCACGGGGCAGGACTCGGCATCGACGTCGAGGTGGTGCCACGCCGTGCCGAGCGGGGATTTCATGTCCTTCCGCGTCGATGGGTGGTCGAGCGGACGTTTGGATGGCTGATGCAGCACCGGCGCCTGGTCCGCGACTACGAGGCACTCCCGCGCCGTTCGGCGGCGATGGTCCAATGGGCGATGTCTAACACGATCATGCTCAGACTGACCGGAGAATCCGCCCAATCCTGGCGCTGAGTGACTCATATTTCGCTGCCGAACGGACATGTCGGGATCAGATGCCCTCTAAGACCGGATGTAGATGAACCGACCTGGGGTGCATCGAGGCCGTCTGTGGGGCACCCCACGTTGATGGTGGTTAGAGGCGGGCCGGCTGGATGATGAGCGGGATCAGCGCGCCGGTGAGTTGTTCGGTGTCCATGCGTCAGCTGGCGTAGCAGTTCGTTCTACATATTGCTACGCGAACTAGATGTCGCAACGCTGACAGTGACTACCTTCAAACCGCTTGTTTAGCATGCGAGTACGTTCAGGTCGGGTCTGGGGGTAATAGGCGTTGGATACGAAAACCCTCGTCAAGCAGTTCGCAGACGACCATGGAGCCGTATTCCTTGAGGTGATCCGAACTTCGCCTGAGCCGATCCGCGCGCAAGCCATCAAGGCGCTGCTGGTCGAGGCCGGTGTCAAGAAGGCAGATGTCGATCGCCGTTGGACGGCTTTTCAGCGTGTCCTCAAGCTGCATCCACAGATCACCGCCGTCAATGGCAAGTACGGCTGGTCTGTCGGGCGGAAGCCCGCCCGGGACTCCCTCGATGTGCTGGCAGGAAACCTGCTCGCGAAGCTGCCGCCGTGGTTGGTTCAACCTCTCGTGCACAATGTGGCGGCTGCTCTCGATGCCGGCGAGATGACCGTCTCCGGGCCGACGAGTCACGACTTCGAGGAGGCCAGGCTGGTTGCCGATCTCGCCGTGGCTGTTGAGGTCCTGCAGTCTCGCGGCGACACCATTGCTGAGGTGGCGAAGCTCTTGATGGATGAGACGCGCCGCAAGCGGCTGTGGCCGCTGGGCCGGCCCGGCGAGACGGTCCCGTTCGACCCGGACTCTCACGAGGCCGAAGTGACGATGCCCAGTCCCGGGACCGTTGTCCGGGTTGTGCGCCCCGGCTACCTCTGGCGTGGCGGCGGTGAACCGGTGGTGGCCGCCAAAGCGGTCGTGGCCCTGTAGTCGGGGCTGTCATGGCCAGGAGTCGCGGTGGCAAGAAGCTGGTCAGTGCCCGCGAGCAGTCCGTTGACGCGTTGTTTGGTACGGAGTCGTTCGGTCTCGACTACTACCAGCGTGAGTATGTCTGGGAGGAGCCGCAGGTCGCGCGGCTGATGAACGATCTCTCCCGAAAGTTTCTCGACCAGTTGAGTGATGAGCATTCGCTGGGCGACGTGAAGTCCTACGATCCGTAC contains:
- a CDS encoding methylmalonyl-CoA mutase subunit beta, coding for MIVPSPESPGRTTATPQFPPRTTADWRRTALLVLQRAGRADERTSADQVDALLATTSPEGIRSAPLYTVADALPDPGIPGRFPFVRGGRPVDQSVGGWDVRQRYADPDPASTRDALLADLRHGVTSLWLVLGEAGLPVDALSEVLAPVQLDQAGLVLDAGNEAAEAVEAWLRIAPAGAHGSLGLDPLGVRARLGRPARTDPAEAAALALRCATRHPGMRTFTVDATVHHDAGAGDAEELGFALATGVEYLRALTAAGFDVASALDRLEFRYAATADQFATIAKFRAARRLWARVAQVCGVPAAGAQRQHAVTSAAMMTVRAPWSNLLRTTIATFAAGIGGADAITVQPFDLSLGLPGADARRLARNTHAVLLDEAGLARVADPAGGSWYVERLTADLAAAAWDRFTEIERAGGMEAALDSGMIADRLAETWDRRHVAISSRAAPIIGVTEFPDLDEQLPLRVPAPAGLAGGLPRHRYAETFEALRDRAEMHTAATGRRPTVFLATLGPPAVHNARAAFAAGLFAAGGIAVLRDETGDAPADLAAAFRASGLSIVCLCSSDKRYAEDAGRVAAALAAAGARRVWMAGRPGPYEAVNSYLYAGCDAVDVLRTTLSDLEVA
- the scpA gene encoding methylmalonyl-CoA mutase, encoding MGEPRSEDAAPSAVPARPTPEGIPVKPLYTADDLAGIDFLDSLPGFAPFVRGPYPTMYTTRPWTIRQYAGFSTAEESNQFYRRNLAGGQKGLSVAFDLATHRGYDSDHPRVSGDVGMAGVAIDSILDMRELFDGIPLDRMSVSMTMNGAVLPILALYIVAAEEQGVAPEQLSGTIQNDILKEFMVRNTYIYPPGPSMQVVSDIFAYTSARMPRYNSISISGYHMQEAGATADLELAYTLADGLEYLRAGIAAGLDVDAFAPRLSFFWGVGMNYFMEVAKLRAARLLWAGLVQQFGATDPKSLSLRAHCQTSGWSLTAQDPWNNVIRTGLEAMAAVQGQTQSLHTNALDEALALPTDFSARIARNTQLLLQQESGATSVIDPWGGSYYVERLTHDLARRATTHLDEIAAAGGMTQAISEGIPKLRIEEAAARTQARIDSGRQPVIGVNKNLAPEERRLDVLKVDNAAVRAGQLAKLRRLRSERDGAAVTAALGALADAARAALANRRGSGLDQNLLALAIDAARNKATVGEISAALEEVFGRYAANPRTVSGVYRSEAGPEAGLERTRSAADAFAAAEGRRPRILIAKMGQDGHDRGQKVIASAFADLGFDVDVGPLFSTPAEVARQAIDADVHIVGVNSLAAGHLTLVPALRDELAALGRGDIMIVVGGVIPPQDVDALVEAGATAVFGPGTVLGTAAGDLLTALARSLGHPAG
- the meaB gene encoding methylmalonyl Co-A mutase-associated GTPase MeaB — protein: MTSGRPVDVEQYAAGVRAGAPAWVSRAITLVESVRPDHRSAAQRLLTLLQATPAAAVRVGVTGVPGAGKSTFIDALGSRLVENGHRVAVLAVDPSSTRTGGSVLGDRTRMARLSAHPAAFVRPSPSGGTLGGVARATREAMVVVEAAGYDVVLVESVGVGQSEVDLAGMVDTMLLLTLAGTGDQLQGIKRGILESADIIAVNKSDGPNLAGARLAARELAVALRLLTNHTTSSWRPPVLTCSARENTGIAEIWRSVTEHHARSAASGELSARRERQRVDWLWALVRDGLAELLTENPVVRREASAMESEVAAGKLPPATAAERILAALHGNYRADDGE
- a CDS encoding IS5 family transposase, with protein sequence MERLPYRTDLSDARWALIEPVLVQWREARRGLGIKPPVHDLREIVNAILYVARTGMAWEYLPHDFPPAKTVYDYYAKWESDGTTARIHDLLRSRVRETMGRDAEPSAAVLDAQSVKTSCNVRESEQGIDAAKKIKGRKRHIATDTLGLLLAVVVTAASVSDSAAGKGLLSTLAAEHPTVSKVWVDGGYQNTVLRHGAGLGIDVEVVPRRAERGFHVLPRRWVVERTFGWLMQHRRLVRDYEALPRRSAAMVQWAMSNTIMLRLTGESAQSWR